A window of Aquibium oceanicum genomic DNA:
CTTCGGCGGCGGCTCCTCGCTCGACGTCGCCAAGCTCGCCGCGCTGCTCGTCGGCTCGGGCGAGGACCTCGACCAGGCCTGGGGCGTCGGCAACGCGAAGGGCCCGCGCCTGCCGCTGGCGCTGGTGCCGACCACCTCCGGCACGGGTTCCGAGGTCACGCCCGTCTCCATCATCACCGTCGGCGAGGAGGAAAAGCGCGGCGTCTCCTCGCCCGTCATCCTGCCCGATGTCGCCGTCCTCGATCCGGAACTGACGCTCGGCCTGCCGCCGTCCATCACCGCCGCCACCGGTATCGACGCCATGGTCCACGCCATCGAGGCCTACGCCTCGAAGAGCGCCAACAACAACCCGCTGTCGCGCGCGCTGGCCCGCCAGGCGCTGCAGCTTCTCGGCGCCAACATCGAGACCGCGGTGAACGACGGCAAGGACATCGCCGCGCGCGGCGCCATGCTGCTCGGCTCCATGCTCGCCGGCCAGGCCTTCGCCAACTCGCCGGTCGCCGCCGTCCATGCGCTCGCCTATCCCATCGGCGGCACCTTCCACGTGCCGCACGGGCTCTCGAACGCGCTGGTCCTGCCGCACGTGCTGCGTTTCAACGCCCCGCAGGCCGCGCATCTCTACGCCGAGATCGCCGCCGACGCCTTCCCGCACCTTGGCGCCGAGGAAGGAACCCAGGGACGCTGCGCCGCCTTCATCGAGGCGCTGGCCGCCCTGTCGGCCCGCGTCGGCCTCCAGCCGCGCCTGCGCGACGTCGGCATCGGCGAGGAGCATCTGGCGAAGATGGCGGCCGACGCGATGAAGCAGACGCGCCTCCTGGTCAACAATCCCCGTGACGTCGCCGAGACCGACGCGCTGGCGATCTACCGGGCCGCCTGGTGAGCGACCGCCCAGCCCCCTCCGACCGTTCGGCCTACCGCGCCTTCCGCACGATCCATACGCGCTGGATGGACAACGACGTCTATGGCCACATGAACAAC
This region includes:
- a CDS encoding iron-containing alcohol dehydrogenase; amino-acid sequence: MTNPAFAPFTFNTTPQIVFENGVAGRIGGLLARKLGKSVLFVTDPGLRSLGLCDPAIASLEAEGVTVSVFDKVEADPPLKTLTAAVEAGRSAGATGVVGFGGGSSLDVAKLAALLVGSGEDLDQAWGVGNAKGPRLPLALVPTTSGTGSEVTPVSIITVGEEEKRGVSSPVILPDVAVLDPELTLGLPPSITAATGIDAMVHAIEAYASKSANNNPLSRALARQALQLLGANIETAVNDGKDIAARGAMLLGSMLAGQAFANSPVAAVHALAYPIGGTFHVPHGLSNALVLPHVLRFNAPQAAHLYAEIAADAFPHLGAEEGTQGRCAAFIEALAALSARVGLQPRLRDVGIGEEHLAKMAADAMKQTRLLVNNPRDVAETDALAIYRAAW